From a single Brassica rapa cultivar Chiifu-401-42 chromosome A01, CAAS_Brap_v3.01, whole genome shotgun sequence genomic region:
- the LOC108871319 gene encoding uncharacterized protein LOC108871319 isoform X1, whose translation MVALIDDDYPFEHNTWSGGVKADDVKLKKGHAQTSESSDENVPDPVEKDNAHRGGVESGGYPGDPRGQSSANPSGAPHGGESFHVDVETLLRRAAEVYEDKVIAMFEGYILSLKGHFNSEMGGLRTDLQAATTAIAHLETTVTREFDKINQLLKSGLRGADMGATYGFSPGRHSSPFPGQNDDFNYTEVNPDRHTTHTGVPESTPRDGEDVAATETASVGLGQNLDEGERGGGLSPGKQTDSTHGPEFRAETGVEHGGDADIGHDPINVEVGEHGGDADIGHDPINVEVCPLNSVVFYTILCSSWE comes from the exons ATGGTTGCTTTGATTGACGATGATTACCCATTTGAGCATAACACTTGGTCAGGTGGTGTGAAAGCGGATGATGTTAAACTGAAGAAGGGTCATGCACAAACTTCGGAGTCAAGTGATGAAAATGTTCCTGACCCGGTTGAAAAGGATAATGCTCATCGTGGTGGCGTAGAGAGTGGTGGTTACCCTGGAGATCCGAGAGGGCAATCATCAGCTAACCCCTCGGGTGCCCCGCATGGTGGTGAGAGTTTCCATGTTGATGTCGAAACATTACTTAGGCGTGCAGCTGAGGTATACGAGGATAAGGTAATTGCAATGTTTGAGGGCTATATTCTGAGTTTGAAGGGACATTTTAATTCTGAAATGGGAGGCCTTCGAACCGACTTACAAGCAGCTACCACCGCGATTGCCCATTTGGAAACTACAGTCACAAGGGAGTTTGATAAGATCAATCAGTTACTTAAGTCTGGGCTTAGAGGTGCGGATATGGGAGCAACGTATGGGTTCAGTCCTGGGAGACATTCGTCACCATTCCCAGGTCAGAATGATGATTTCAACTATACAGAGGTTAATCCCGATCGACACACTACACATACTGGTGTTCCCGAG TCAACACCGCGAGATGGAGAGGATGTTGCGGCAACAGAGACCGCCTCGGTTGGTTTGGGACAGAATCTGGATGAAGGAGAAAGGGGTGGAGGACTATCTCCGGGTAAACAGACCGACTCAACTCATGGACCCGAATTTAGAGCTGAGACAGGGGTCGAGCATGGGGGAGATGCTGACATTGGACATGACCCCATAAACGTGGAGGTGGGCGAGCATGGGGGAGATGCTGACATTGGACATGACCCCATAAACGTGGAGGTTTGTCCTTTAAATTCTGTTGTGTTTTATACCATTCTATGCAGTTCATGGGAGTAG
- the LOC103828540 gene encoding uncharacterized protein LOC103828540, producing the protein MALSDDLPPELTKDVKRRSKKRRSVRSKDVEVLLSVATRAAHIARDKGYYTVSPEAIRCVEVLRMIRSMPLTPRLITKTNALRSLQFLATNGNPKIRSESKSLLYHLNKGVLASR; encoded by the coding sequence atggctttGTCCGATGATCTTCCTCCCGAACTCACGAAAGATGTCAAGAGAAgaagcaaaaaaagaagaagcgtGAGAAGTAAAGACGTAGAAGTACTTCTCAGCGTCGCTACAAGAGCCGCTCATATCGCAAGAGACAAAGGATACTACACCGTCTCTCCCGAAGCAATACGGTGCGTTGAAGTTCTGAGAATGATAAGAAGCATGCCTCTCACTCCTCGTCTCATCACCAAAACTAATGCCTTGCGCTCTCTTCAATTCCTCGCCACCAATGGTAACCCTAAAATCAGGTCTGAGTCTAAATCCCTTCTTTATCACTTGAACAAGGGTGTTCTTGCAAGTAGATGA
- the LOC108871319 gene encoding uncharacterized protein LOC108871319 isoform X2 — translation MVALIDDDYPFEHNTWSGGVKADDVKLKKGHAQTSESSDENVPDPVEKDNAHRGGVESGGYPGDPRGQSSANPSGAPHGGESFHVDVETLLRRAAEVYEDKVIAMFEGYILSLKGHFNSEMGGLRTDLQAATTAIAHLETTVTREFDKINQLLKSGLRGADMGATYGFSPGRHSSPFPGQNDDFNYTEVNPDRHTTHTGVPESTPRDGEDVAATETASVGLGQNLDEGERGGGLSPGKQTDSTHGPEFRAETGVEHGGDADIGHDPINVEVCPLNSVVFYTILCSSWE, via the exons ATGGTTGCTTTGATTGACGATGATTACCCATTTGAGCATAACACTTGGTCAGGTGGTGTGAAAGCGGATGATGTTAAACTGAAGAAGGGTCATGCACAAACTTCGGAGTCAAGTGATGAAAATGTTCCTGACCCGGTTGAAAAGGATAATGCTCATCGTGGTGGCGTAGAGAGTGGTGGTTACCCTGGAGATCCGAGAGGGCAATCATCAGCTAACCCCTCGGGTGCCCCGCATGGTGGTGAGAGTTTCCATGTTGATGTCGAAACATTACTTAGGCGTGCAGCTGAGGTATACGAGGATAAGGTAATTGCAATGTTTGAGGGCTATATTCTGAGTTTGAAGGGACATTTTAATTCTGAAATGGGAGGCCTTCGAACCGACTTACAAGCAGCTACCACCGCGATTGCCCATTTGGAAACTACAGTCACAAGGGAGTTTGATAAGATCAATCAGTTACTTAAGTCTGGGCTTAGAGGTGCGGATATGGGAGCAACGTATGGGTTCAGTCCTGGGAGACATTCGTCACCATTCCCAGGTCAGAATGATGATTTCAACTATACAGAGGTTAATCCCGATCGACACACTACACATACTGGTGTTCCCGAG TCAACACCGCGAGATGGAGAGGATGTTGCGGCAACAGAGACCGCCTCGGTTGGTTTGGGACAGAATCTGGATGAAGGAGAAAGGGGTGGAGGACTATCTCCGGGTAAACAGACCGACTCAACTCATGGACCCGAATTTAGAGCTGAGACAGGGGTCGAGCATGGGGGAGATGCTGACATTGGACATGACCCCATAAACGTGGAG GTTTGTCCTTTAAATTCTGTTGTGTTTTATACCATTCTATGCAGTTCATGGGAGTAG
- the LOC117126685 gene encoding uncharacterized protein LOC117126685, with the protein MLKSSLTPKVEKKLNRRCDLASTFDVQSVNQHEFQVTDGSRNYLVDLQQMTCTCNVFNVDKIPCKHAAKAATSRGFNPGLFMHQYYSKANMCAAYSESIRPIDELLEASEIPPHVVAYKCFPPDVKRGAGRPVKRRYECFGEQATAQKKSTKTSLLKMSSFRTQSCQLRLWSLKFVLF; encoded by the coding sequence ATGCTCAAATCTTCTCTCACGCCTAAAGTTGAAAAGAAGCTCAATAGAAGGTGTGATTTGGCGTCTACTTTTGATGTTCAGTCTGTAAATCAACATGAGTTTCAGGTTACTGATGGGTCAAGAAATTACTTGGTTGATCTTCAACAAATGACTTGCACATGTAATGTGTTTAATGTTGACAAGATCCCTTGTAAGCATGCTGCTAAGGCTGCAACAAGTCGAGGCTTTAACCCTGGGTTATTTATGCATCAGTACTACTCAAAGGCAAACATGTGTGCTGCATATTCAGAGAGTATAAGACCCATAGATGAGTTGCTGGAAGCAAGCGAAATACCTCCACATGTTGTGGCTTATAAATGCTTTCCTCCTGATGTTAAAAGAGGTGCTGGAAGACCTGTGAAAAGAAGATATGAATGCTTTGGAGAACAAGCAACAGCTCAAAAAAAAAGCACGAAAACAAGCTTGCTCAAGATGTCATCGTTCAGGACACAATCGTGTCAGTTGCGACTTTGGAGTTTGAAGTTTGTTCTGTTCTAG
- the LOC103827969 gene encoding probable calcium-binding protein CML20 has product MSSLYRGVSRKEKPRRHHGLNQQKRQEIKEAFDLFDTDGSGTIDAKELNVAMRALGFEMTEEQIEKMIADVDKDGSGAIDYDEFYYMMTAKIGERDTKEELTKAFKIIDLDNNGKISADDIKRMAKDLGENFTDAEIREMVEEADRDRDGEVNMEEFMRMMKRTAAYEY; this is encoded by the exons ATG TCGAGTCTATACAGAGGTGTTTCGAGGAAAGAGAAACCCAGACGTCATCATGGGTTGAATCAGCAGAAGAGGCAAGAGATCAAGGAAGCTTTTGATCTCTTTGACACTGATGGCTCTGGTACCATTGATGCTAAAGAGCTTAATGTTGCTATGAG GGCGCTTGGTTTCGAGATGACGGAAGAG CAAATCGAGAAAATGATAGCAGATGTGGACAAGGATGGAAGTGGAGCCATAGATTACGATGAGTTTTATTATATGATGACTGCTAAGATCGGTGAACGTGACACCAAAGAAGAGCTCACCAAGGCTTTCAAGATCATTGATCTTGACAATAAT GGGAAGATATCTGCTGATGATATCAAACGCATGGCAAAGGACTTGGGTGAAAACTTCACTGATGCTGAGATTCGTGAGATGGTTGAAGAAGCTGACCGTGACC GTGATGGTGAAGTTAATATGGAAGAGTTCATGAGGATGATGAAGAGAACTGCTGCTTATGAGTACTAA
- the LOC103828558 gene encoding PRA1 family protein B2-like, which translates to MTSSPTTQSSSPSSLPSPMRQARLRPPARSRPPLDPPLRWSLSCRLKLSFRRNRQNHWIVGFSLVTHPFSLVFLLCLLCLLASWLFLYLFRPSVQPIVVLSRAFSDRETLGCLILFG; encoded by the coding sequence ATGACATCTTCTCCCACCACCCAGAGCTCTTCTCCAAGCTCTCTTCCCTCTCCGATGCGTCAAGCGCGTCTCCGTCCTCCGGCGCGTTCTCGTCCTCCTCTCGATCCACCGCTGCGTTGGTCCCTCTCATGCCGCTTGAAGCTCTCTTTCCGCCGGAACCGCCAGAACCACTGGATCGTCGGGTTCTCCCTCGTGACGCATCCCTTCTCCCTCGTCTTCCTCCTCTGCCTCCTCTGCCTCCTCGCCTCATGGCTGTTCCTCTACCTGTTCCGCCCCTCTGTTCAGCCGATCGTCGTTCTCAGTCGCGCGTTCTCCGATCGCGAGACGCTTGGGTGTTTAATCTTGTTTGGGTAG